Proteins from a genomic interval of Beijerinckia indica subsp. indica ATCC 9039:
- a CDS encoding molybdopterin molybdotransferase MoeA: MTTSCFTNAVSFQEALQLVLSLADRRVRAETVPLAQCVGRIIETDIVATEHRPAMNLSAMDGYAVRHNDLAPGCVLPLVGESAAGDPAGLLREHTVCRILTGAPLPEGADTVIPQEDVLIAPEGIIIPSLPPLGAHIRRMGEEFARGDRLVEAGSRLDWRHVAILASQGIALPSVRRKIHISILANGKELVAPDAGAQPRTGQIFDSNSPMLAALLESLGVNTSTHIVATDTPDVLKSVLQQACAISDIVVTTGGISVGDTDHVHAMLRDLGADVLFRGVAIKPGKPLTVSTLGKTIIFGLPGNPTAAVVGVYMLLLPLIRQLYGQKEISRCSGILDFEPRIRRDLTQFIFVDMVQDRHEMRIRPVKSVGAADIMTLLRAKGLLQLDPDSANVTLGRTAEVILF; this comes from the coding sequence ATGACAACTTCGTGTTTTACAAATGCCGTATCTTTTCAGGAGGCCTTGCAACTCGTTCTGAGCCTCGCCGATCGCCGCGTGCGGGCTGAAACGGTTCCGTTGGCGCAATGCGTTGGCCGGATCATCGAGACAGATATTGTCGCCACCGAACATCGGCCCGCGATGAATCTCTCGGCGATGGATGGATATGCCGTTCGGCATAATGATCTCGCGCCCGGATGTGTCCTTCCCCTTGTCGGTGAGAGTGCGGCTGGCGATCCGGCTGGCCTTTTGCGTGAGCACACTGTGTGTCGCATCCTGACCGGGGCTCCCTTGCCTGAGGGAGCGGATACTGTCATTCCCCAGGAGGATGTCCTAATAGCTCCAGAAGGGATTATTATTCCCTCGTTGCCGCCCTTGGGGGCACATATCAGGCGTATGGGTGAGGAATTCGCACGCGGCGACAGGCTGGTCGAGGCAGGATCGCGGCTCGACTGGCGTCATGTCGCGATCCTTGCCAGTCAGGGGATCGCTTTGCCATCGGTGAGGCGAAAAATCCATATTTCCATTCTGGCCAATGGCAAGGAACTGGTGGCACCTGACGCTGGCGCGCAGCCGCGCACCGGGCAGATTTTCGACTCCAATTCGCCAATGCTGGCGGCGCTGCTCGAATCCCTCGGGGTGAATACGTCGACGCATATCGTGGCGACGGACACTCCAGACGTACTGAAATCGGTCTTGCAACAGGCCTGCGCAATCTCCGACATTGTCGTGACGACCGGTGGCATTTCCGTCGGCGACACGGATCATGTCCATGCCATGCTGCGCGATCTGGGCGCGGATGTGCTTTTCCGTGGTGTGGCGATCAAGCCGGGCAAGCCTTTAACAGTCTCGACGTTGGGAAAGACGATTATCTTTGGTTTGCCTGGCAATCCGACCGCTGCTGTCGTTGGTGTTTATATGCTGCTCCTTCCTTTGATCAGACAATTATATGGTCAAAAGGAAATCTCGCGGTGCTCCGGCATTCTCGATTTCGAGCCAAGGATACGCCGGGATCTTACTCAGTTTATTTTTGTCGATATGGTACAGGACAGACATGAAATGCGGATCAGACCTGTAAAAAGTGTCGGCGCTGCGGATATTATGACATTGCTGCGTGCGAAAGGGTTGCTGCAATTGGATCCGGACAGTGCGAATGTAACATTGGGCCGAACGGCGGAAGTCATTCTGTTTTGA
- a CDS encoding PASTA domain-containing protein, translating to MTTIDGKIRASEFRAYLEELHNELAQAHKLTGGLHGTDITKNVDAYIKTGMSFTEAEELLKAAGFTVGKRPSSVPPEINRAKDWYAIVANISPSKTKF from the coding sequence GTGACAACAATTGATGGAAAGATACGAGCTAGCGAATTCAGAGCCTATCTCGAAGAGCTACATAATGAATTAGCTCAAGCCCACAAGTTAACTGGTGGCCTTCACGGAACCGATATAACCAAGAATGTGGATGCTTATATAAAGACTGGAATGTCGTTCACTGAGGCTGAAGAGCTGTTGAAAGCAGCAGGATTCACAGTTGGTAAAAGACCAAGTTCTGTACCTCCAGAGATAAATAGAGCAAAAGACTGGTATGCCATTGTAGCAAATATATCGCCGTCGAAAACCAAATTCTGA
- a CDS encoding formate dehydrogenase subunit delta has translation MTNHPKTLIRMANQIAGFFKPYSREDAIVEVRVHIASFWSPVMRRDLQHVIEQGAPDLDLIVVEAMSLQTHEKSEA, from the coding sequence ATGACGAACCATCCAAAAACGCTCATTCGCATGGCCAATCAGATCGCTGGCTTTTTCAAGCCCTATTCGCGGGAGGATGCCATTGTAGAGGTACGCGTGCATATTGCCTCGTTCTGGTCGCCGGTCATGCGGCGTGATTTGCAGCATGTGATCGAACAAGGCGCACCAGACCTCGATCTGATCGTGGTCGAGGCCATGAGCCTGCAAACGCATGAGAAGTCGGAGGCGTGA
- the fdhD gene encoding formate dehydrogenase accessory sulfurtransferase FdhD, producing MTVSSRDAQTDATLDSSSTDKGSHTSASIMAHWPALCVSTDGVNEENITLAIADETPISLIYNTIPYAVMMATAQDIEDFAIGFSLTEGIVSSYEAIREMTIQKTTAGYEVHLHIAGSDFQRLLQSGRRAMVGRTGCGICGAETADTLIKPLPTIAQGKRIALSALRRALEDLETRQSLNAVVHMVHGAAWVSPEAEILFVREDIGRHNALDKLIGAGLRNKIDFSEGFCLITSRCSYEMVQKAVMAGMPILVAISAPTIRALGVAEERGLTLVALARQRQQVIFTGASRIDLER from the coding sequence ATGACCGTGTCTAGCCGTGACGCTCAAACAGATGCCACACTGGACAGTTCCTCGACGGACAAGGGTTCACATACATCTGCGTCCATCATGGCACATTGGCCAGCCCTTTGCGTCTCGACCGATGGTGTCAATGAGGAAAACATAACCCTGGCAATAGCGGATGAAACGCCCATCAGCCTGATTTACAATACTATTCCTTATGCCGTCATGATGGCGACCGCTCAGGATATCGAGGATTTCGCGATCGGATTCTCTCTCACCGAGGGCATCGTCTCCTCTTACGAAGCCATTCGTGAGATGACAATTCAGAAGACAACCGCAGGCTATGAGGTTCATCTCCATATAGCCGGTTCAGATTTCCAGCGTCTTCTTCAATCGGGTCGACGAGCGATGGTGGGGCGTACCGGATGCGGAATCTGCGGAGCCGAGACGGCGGATACGCTTATCAAACCGTTGCCGACGATCGCCCAAGGGAAAAGGATCGCGCTATCCGCATTGCGGCGAGCATTAGAAGATCTGGAGACGCGTCAATCTCTCAACGCCGTGGTGCATATGGTTCATGGTGCCGCCTGGGTCTCGCCGGAGGCCGAAATTCTTTTCGTGCGGGAAGATATCGGTCGCCATAATGCGCTGGACAAATTGATTGGAGCGGGACTGCGCAACAAAATCGATTTCAGTGAAGGCTTTTGTCTCATTACCAGTCGCTGTTCCTATGAGATGGTGCAGAAGGCCGTCATGGCCGGCATGCCGATTCTTGTCGCTATTTCAGCCCCCACCATTCGCGCTCTTGGTGTTGCGGAAGAGAGGGGATTGACCCTGGTGGCGTTGGCGCGACAGAGGCAGCAAGTGATTTTTACAGGAGCCAGCAGGATCGATCTTGAACGCTGA
- a CDS encoding VOC family protein, with amino-acid sequence MPETKKARAIGFNHIALEVGDIDEALSFYGRIFEFTLRGKSENMAFIDLGDQFLALQKGRLQPPDDGRHFGLVVDDKNTVREALTAAGIETLPGPFLDFRDPWGNRVEIVGYADIQFSKAPNILRGMGLTHLSKTPQALKELSEKGMAPD; translated from the coding sequence ATGCCTGAAACCAAAAAGGCGCGCGCAATCGGCTTCAACCATATTGCGCTTGAAGTCGGCGATATCGATGAAGCCCTGTCATTTTACGGACGGATATTCGAGTTCACGCTTCGCGGGAAAAGCGAAAACATGGCCTTCATCGATCTGGGCGATCAGTTCCTGGCGCTTCAGAAGGGGCGCCTCCAGCCGCCGGACGATGGGCGTCATTTTGGACTGGTTGTCGATGATAAGAACACAGTCCGCGAAGCATTGACTGCGGCAGGCATTGAAACACTGCCTGGACCTTTCCTGGACTTTCGCGACCCTTGGGGCAATCGCGTCGAGATCGTTGGCTATGCTGACATCCAGTTTTCCAAGGCACCGAATATATTGCGCGGCATGGGGCTGACACATCTTTCTAAGACACCGCAGGCCCTCAAGGAACTCAGCGAAAAAGGCATGGCGCCGGATTAA
- the mobA gene encoding molybdenum cofactor guanylyltransferase — MASIDHRCGAVILAGGIGRRMGTCDKPLLTLGGRSILERLIAILSLQCQALAISANGDPHRFFPWSLPVLSDDIEGAGPLAGVLRGLDWAAVQGLDSLLTVPGDTPFIPPMLLQRLLPAPCVAVSENRRHHLVATWPVSCCGLLRQRLEAAIACPDRGALSVKAFADLIDVREIVFDTEWFDPFFNVNTPEDYQAAIEMLEHKVDHDRV; from the coding sequence ATGGCCTCAATCGATCATCGCTGTGGTGCCGTGATTTTAGCCGGAGGCATCGGGCGGCGCATGGGGACATGCGACAAGCCATTGCTGACGCTTGGCGGCCGATCTATTCTGGAGCGGCTGATCGCTATTCTAAGCCTTCAGTGTCAGGCTCTGGCCATCAGTGCAAACGGTGATCCTCATCGTTTTTTCCCTTGGTCCTTGCCTGTTCTTTCTGACGATATCGAAGGGGCGGGGCCTCTCGCAGGCGTATTGCGCGGGCTCGATTGGGCAGCGGTGCAGGGCCTCGATAGTCTGTTGACTGTCCCAGGGGATACACCCTTCATCCCGCCGATGCTCTTGCAAAGGCTGTTGCCAGCGCCCTGCGTTGCGGTGTCTGAAAATCGCCGTCACCATCTCGTGGCGACTTGGCCTGTGTCATGCTGTGGACTCTTGCGGCAAAGACTTGAAGCCGCGATCGCTTGTCCTGATCGGGGAGCGCTGAGCGTGAAAGCCTTTGCCGATCTCATCGATGTCAGGGAGATTGTGTTTGACACAGAATGGTTTGATCCATTCTTCAACGTGAATACGCCGGAGGATTATCAGGCGGCGATCGAAATGCTTGAGCATAAGGTGGATCATGACCGTGTCTAG